A DNA window from Brassica napus cultivar Da-Ae chromosome A4, Da-Ae, whole genome shotgun sequence contains the following coding sequences:
- the LOC106446736 gene encoding serine carboxypeptidase-like 51 gives MSPSLSVFQLFFSLYLYNQDKIEKLIHKQSSKMKRSVAQMVILCLIVSCTIGEIKAVRSNSDGSEAWGYVEVRPKAHMFWWHYKSPYRVEDPSKPWPIILWLQGGPGASGVGIGNFQEVGPLDTFLKPRNSTWLKKADLLFVDSPVGAGYSFVEEKELYVKSDEEAAKDLTTLLQQLFNKNQILNHSPLYIVAESYGGKIAVKLGLSVINAVQSGKLKLHLGGVVLGDSWISPEDFVFSWGPLLNYVSRLDYNGMDLSNSLAEKIRKQLKNGEYVEATETWMELESIISLHSNSVDFYNFMLDSGMDPLSLTTSEETKKENRILKKYSRYLNDLRSANNVDEGDLDTLMNGVIKKKLKIIPKDLVWGNNSGNVFSAMQADFMRPTIEGVDELLAKGIDVTIYNGQLDVICSTSGTEAWVRKLKWEGLQEFKKIEREPLYCENDRTRTRGFTKSFKNLHFYWILGAGHFVPVDEPCVALKMVGDTTKSPQL, from the exons ATGTCCCCATCTCTCTCTGTATTTCAactatttttctctctctatctttacAATCAAGACAAGATAGAAAAATTGATCCACAAACAGTCATCTAAAATGAAGAGATCAGTTGCACAAATGGTGATTCTGTGTCTCATTGTGTCATGTACCATTGGAGAAATCAAAGCTGTTAGAAGCAACTCTGATGGATCCGAAGCTTGGGGATACGTCGAAGTTAGACCAA AAGCACACATGTTTTGGTGGCATTACAAAAGTCCATATAGAGTTGAAGATCCTTCTAAGCCATGGCCTATTATCCTCTGGCTCCAAGGTGGACCT GGAGCTTCAGGAGTTGGAATAGGGAACTTTCAAGAGGTTGGTCCATTAGATACATTTCTCAAGCCCAGAAATTCTACTTGGTTGAAGAAAGCTGATCTGTTATTTGTG GATAGTCCAGTTGGGGCAGGGTACAGTTTCGTAGAAGAGAAGGAATTGTATGTGAAAAGTGAtgaagaagcagccaaggaCTTGACCACACTCTTGCAACAACTCTTCAACAAAAATCAGATTCTGAACCATAGCCCTCTATACATTGTTGCTGAATCTTATGGAGGTAAAATCGCGGTTAAGCTCGGTTTATCCGTTATCAACGCGGTTCAATCTGGCAAACTGAAGCTTCATCTTGGAG GAGTGGTTTTGGGAGATAGTTGGATATCCCCTGAAGACTTTGTG TTTTCATGGGGACCTCTTCTCAACTATGTGTCAAGACTTGATTATAACGGGATGGATCTCTCTAATAG CTTAGCTGAGAAGATTAGAAAACAACTCAAGAATGGTGAATACGTTGAAGCCACGGAAACGTGGATGGAACTCGAATCCATTATTAGCCTCCACTCCAATTCCGTC gatttttacaattttatgttGGATTCTGGCATGGACCCTCTCTCGCTTACAACGAgcgaagaaacaaaaaaagaaaatagaatatTAAAGAAGTATTCGAGATATTTAAATGATTTGAGAAGTGCGAATAACGTTGATGAAGGTGACCTTGATACATTGATGAATGGTGTTATCAAAAAGAAGCTCAAGATTATTCCTAAAGACCTCGT ATGGGGGAACAATTCGGGTAATGTGTTTTCAGCGATGCAAGCTGATTTTATGAGACCCACAATCGAAGGC GTCGATGAGCTTCTTGCCAAGGGAATAGATGTGACCATCTATAATGGACAA CTTGATGTTATCTGCTCAACAAGTGGAACTGAAGCATGGGTTCGCAAGCTCAA GTGGGAGGGGCTACAAGAGTTTAAGAAGATAGAAAGAGAGCCTCTATACTGTGAAAATGatagaacaagaacaagaggaTTCACCAAATCATTCAAAAATCTCCACTTCTATTGGATTCTTGGAGCTGGTCATTTT GTACCAGTAGATGAACCATGCGTTGCATTAAAAATGGTTGGAGATACAACTAAATCACCACAGCTTTGA